DNA from Streptomyces sp. NBC_01260:
CCCTTCCCCGCGGCCGCGCCGGCTGCGGGCTTGCGCCGGGCACCGCCGGTCTCCGGGGCCTTGCGCTTGGGCTGCGCCGTGGGTGCCGTACTGCGGCCCCGGGTGCTGTTCACCGTCCGCCCGCGGACGATCCCGATGAAGTCCTCCACCAGATCAGTGGTCCGGTCCTCCGGCCACGACAACGCGATGCGTGACTCGGGTGCGCCCGAGAGCGGCCGGTACGTGAGGTCCTTGCGGTGGTGCAGGCGGGCGAGCGACTGCGGGACGGCGAGGACGCCCACCCCGGCCGCCACCAACTCGATGGCGTCCGCCGTCGTGGCCGGGCGCTCGATCGCGGGCAGGCCGGGCAGGTCGTCCCAGCCGAGGGTGTCGTCCAGCGGATGCAGCACGATCTCGTCGGCCAGGTCCTCGACGGAGATCTCGTCGACCGCCGCCACCACGTGGTCCTTGGGGATCACGACCACGGTCGCCTCGGTGTAGAGGGGGATCGCGCTGAGGTCCGTCCGGCCGACCGGCAGCCGGACGAAACCCGCGTCGGCGCCGCCACCGAACAGCAGGTCCGACGCCTCGGCGGCGGGCACCGCGACGAGGGTGAGGGGGACGCCGGGCAGGCGCTCGTTCCAGATCCGCACCCACTTGGTGGGCGTCACCCCCGGGACGTACGCGAGCCGGAACGAAGGGGTTGCTTCCGAGCCTGTCACCCCGCCAGGTTACCGGTCGTGGTCAGCGGCGGCGCACACGCTCGATACTCTTGACCCCATGACGTCGCACCAGACCACCCAGACAATGAAGCCCGCGACCGCGGCGAAGAAACTGGGTGTGTACCTCGAGGCCACCCCCACCGAGTTCCAGGAGGGTGTCGTCTCGCGCACCGAGCTGGCGGCACTCCAGTCCGATCCGCCCGAGTGGCTGCAGGAGCTGCGAAACAACGGCCCGCACCCCCGACCGGTGGTCGCCGCCAAGCTCGGCATCTCCATCTCCGGCCTCGCGCGCGGCGGTGTCACGGACGCCCTCACCACGGAGCAGATCGACGCGCTGAAGCAGGACGACCCCGAGTGGCTGCGCAAGGAGCGCGCCATCCAGGCCGAGGTCCGCAAGGAGACGGTGCGCATCAAGGAGCGGAACGCGGAGCGCAGCAGCAAGGCGCAGGAGCCCCGTTCCTGACCCCGGCCGCTGAAACCGCGATGTGGGTGGCCCTCGTTCCGTTCGACCGGAACGAGGGCCACTCACATGTCGTTGCGGCGGCCGGGAATCACGGCGGGGGCTGGGCCCGGGAAGGCGCCCGTCGTGGTCAGGCCGGAGGCGGCGCCGCGCAGGGACCGCACCGCACCGCCGTCCACGGCCGCGTCGAGGCCCTCGTCGGGGCGGTGGAGACCGCCCCCGCGAGCGTTCAGCGAGCGGCGAGGAGCGTCAGCGTGTCGATCACGCGGTTCGAGAAGCCCCACTCGTTGTCGTACCAGGCGGACACCTTGATGTGGCGCCCGTCGACCCGGGTGAGCGCCGAGTCGAAGATCGACGAGGCGGGGTTGCCCGTGATGTCCGACGACACGAGGGGGTCGTCCGAGTATTCGAGCACGCCTGCCAGCGGCCCCTGCGCCGCGGCCCGGTACGCCGCCAGCACCTCGTCGCGCGTCACATCACGGGCCACGGTGGTGTTGAGCTCGACGATCGAGCCCACCGGAACCGGCACGCGGATGGAGTCGCCCGACAGCTTGCCGTCGAGATTCGGCAGCACGAGGCCGATCGCCTTGGCGGCGCCCGTCGTCGTCGGCACGATGTTGACCCCGGCGGCGCGGGCGCGGCGGGCGTCGCGGTGCGGGCCGTCCTGGAGGTTCTGCTCCTGCGTGTAGGCGTGCACCGTCGTCATGAAGGCGTGCTCGATGCCGGCGAGCTCGTCGAGCACCGCGGCCAGCGGCGCGAGCGCGTTGGTCGTGCACGAGGCGTTCGATACGACCGTGTGCAGAGCGGGGTCGTACGCGTCGGTGTTGACGCCGTACGCGAGCGTGACGTCCGCGCCGTCCGACGGCGCCGCGACAAGCACCCTTCTCGCGCCCGCGTCGAGGTGGGCACGGGCCGCCTTGGCCGACGTGAAGCGGCCGGTCGCCTCCAGCGCGATGTCGACGCCCAGCTCGGCCCACGGCAGCCGTGCCGGTTCCCGCTCGGCGAGCACCTTGATGCGGCGTCCGTCGACGACGAGGGTGTCCCCGTCCACGGTCACCGGGCGTCCGAGCCGGCCGGCCGTGGTGTCGAACGCCAGCAGACGCGCCAGAGTGGCGGGCTCCGAGAGGTCGTTGACGGCGACGACTTCGAGGTCGCTGTCGCGTTCGAGCAGCGCGCGCAGCACGTTGCGTCCGATGCGGCCGAATCCGTTGATGGCGATGCGAGTCATGTGAGAGTCCCTTCTCCTCGTCCTCAGCATCGCGCTCGCCGGACCGCCTTGACAGCGGCCTGAACGCCATGGTCCGTAAGGATCTCGCCACCCGGCCGCGGGCTATTCACCCCGGGCGAAGGTGCGCCGGTACTCGCTCGGTGTGGTGCCGAGTATGCGCTGGAAGTGCAGCCGCAGATTCGCACCGGTGCCGAGGCCGACATCGGCGGCGATCTGCTCGACGCCCCGCTCCGACCGCTCGAGCAGCTCACGGGCCACGTCGATCCGGGCCCGCATGACCCACTGCATCGGGGTGTAGCCCGTGTCCTCGGCGAACCGTCGCGAGAACGTGCGGGGCGACACCGCCGCGTGCCGGGCCAGCGCCTCAAGGGTGAGGGGTTCGCCGAGCCGGTGCAGCGCCCACTCGCGGGTGGCGGCGAACCGTTCGCCGAGCGGCTCGGGCACGCTGCGCGGCACGTACTGGGCCTGACCGCCGCTGCGGTAGGGCGCCGCGACCAGGCGCCGGGCCGCGTAGTTCGACGCGGCCACCCCGAGGTCGCCGCGCAGCACGTGCAGGCACAGGTCGATGCCCGACGCGGCGCCCGCCGATGTCAGCACGCCGCCCTCGTCGACGAACAGGACGTTCTCATCGACCCGGACGAGCGGGTACTTGGCCGCGAGGGCCCTCGTGTAGTGCCAGTGGGTCGTGGCGCGGCGGCCGTCGAGGAGGCCCGTGGCGGCGAGGGCGAAGGCGCCGGTCGAGATCGCGGCGAGGCGCGCGCCCCGGTCGTGGGCGGCGATCAGCGCGTCGATGACGGGCTGTGGCGGGTCGTCACGGTCGGGGAACCGGTAGCCGGGCACGAAGACGATGTCGGCCCATTCGAGCGCGTCGAGCCCATGGGTGACGTAGTACGACAGGCCGTCGCCGCCGGCCACGAGGCCGGGTGCCGCACCG
Protein-coding regions in this window:
- a CDS encoding LysR family substrate-binding domain-containing protein produces the protein MTGSEATPSFRLAYVPGVTPTKWVRIWNERLPGVPLTLVAVPAAEASDLLFGGGADAGFVRLPVGRTDLSAIPLYTEATVVVIPKDHVVAAVDEISVEDLADEIVLHPLDDTLGWDDLPGLPAIERPATTADAIELVAAGVGVLAVPQSLARLHHRKDLTYRPLSGAPESRIALSWPEDRTTDLVEDFIGIVRGRTVNSTRGRSTAPTAQPKRKAPETGGARRKPAAGAAAGKGARSGSGGAKGTKGSRGAKGAAGAKRGKPRRRP
- a CDS encoding DUF5997 family protein; amino-acid sequence: MTSHQTTQTMKPATAAKKLGVYLEATPTEFQEGVVSRTELAALQSDPPEWLQELRNNGPHPRPVVAAKLGISISGLARGGVTDALTTEQIDALKQDDPEWLRKERAIQAEVRKETVRIKERNAERSSKAQEPRS
- the gap gene encoding type I glyceraldehyde-3-phosphate dehydrogenase, coding for MTRIAINGFGRIGRNVLRALLERDSDLEVVAVNDLSEPATLARLLAFDTTAGRLGRPVTVDGDTLVVDGRRIKVLAEREPARLPWAELGVDIALEATGRFTSAKAARAHLDAGARRVLVAAPSDGADVTLAYGVNTDAYDPALHTVVSNASCTTNALAPLAAVLDELAGIEHAFMTTVHAYTQEQNLQDGPHRDARRARAAGVNIVPTTTGAAKAIGLVLPNLDGKLSGDSIRVPVPVGSIVELNTTVARDVTRDEVLAAYRAAAQGPLAGVLEYSDDPLVSSDITGNPASSIFDSALTRVDGRHIKVSAWYDNEWGFSNRVIDTLTLLAAR
- a CDS encoding GlxA family transcriptional regulator, encoding MPAARLHHVAVLVLEGAKPLDVGIPAQVFTTRASMPYEVRVCGAAPGLVAGGDGLSYYVTHGLDALEWADIVFVPGYRFPDRDDPPQPVIDALIAAHDRGARLAAISTGAFALAATGLLDGRRATTHWHYTRALAAKYPLVRVDENVLFVDEGGVLTSAGAASGIDLCLHVLRGDLGVAASNYAARRLVAAPYRSGGQAQYVPRSVPEPLGERFAATREWALHRLGEPLTLEALARHAAVSPRTFSRRFAEDTGYTPMQWVMRARIDVARELLERSERGVEQIAADVGLGTGANLRLHFQRILGTTPSEYRRTFARGE